A region from the Gavia stellata isolate bGavSte3 chromosome 12, bGavSte3.hap2, whole genome shotgun sequence genome encodes:
- the LOC104261985 gene encoding histone-lysine N-methyltransferase SETMAR — protein MAAAADLSGGLEAVAVALWPPGEAPPAFQYSPDNVAGADGDVDPTEITFPGCSCLTSSCVVDICSCLCRGENYNSLCLRPTDKEEEYARPVFECNAMCQCAESCQNRVVQRGLQFRLEVFKTEKKGWGLRALEFVPKGRFVCEYAGEVLGFNEARRRIQAQTSKDSNYIIAVREHLHSGQIMETFVDPTYVGNVGRFLNHSCEPNLFMVPVRVDSMVPKLALFAATDISAGEELSYDYSGRFHNLPVTNREQKPSEEENRLRKPCYCGSRTCASFLPWDSSLFSTPDTCSGSSP, from the exons atGGCGGCCGCGGCGGACCTGAGCGGCGGGCTGGAGGCGGTGGCGGTGGCGCTGTGGCCGCCCGGGGAGGCCCCGCCGGCCTTTCAG TATAGCCCAGACAACGTGGCTGGAGCAGACGGAGACGTTGACCCCACTGAAATCACCTTTCCGGGATGTTCTTGTCTTACCAGCTCCTGCGTGGTTGACATCTGCTCATGTCTTTGCCGTGGTGAAAACTACAACAGTTTGTGCCTCAGGCCTACAGACAAAGAGGAGGAGTACGCCAGGCCTGTTTTTGAATGCAATGCCATGTGCCAGTGTGCTGAATCCTGTCAAAACAGGGTTGTTCAGAGGGGTTTGCAGTTCAGACTTGAAGTATTCAAGACGGAGAAGAAGGGGTGGGGTCTTCGCGCTCTGGAATTCGTACCTAAAGGAAGATTTGTTTGTGAATATGCTGGTGAAGTTTTAGGCTTTAATGAGGCACGTAGAAGAATTCAGGCCCAGACGTCAAAGGATTCGAACTATATTATAGCGGTGAGGGAGCACCTCCATAGTGGTCAGATAATGGAGACATTTGTTGACCCCACGTACGTTGGTAATGTAGGCAGATTCCTGAATCATTCTTGTGAACCGAATTTATTTATGGTGCCAGTTCGAGTTGACTCAATGGTGCCTAAACTGGCACTTTTTGCAGCTACTGATATTTCTGCTGGAGAGGAACTTTCATATGATTATTCTGGAAGATTCCATAATCTACCAGTGACTAATAGAGAACAAAAACCTTCAGAGGAAGAGAACAGATTAAGAAAACCTTGCTACTGTGGTTCCCGCACGTGTGCTTCCTTCCTACCTTGGGACAGCTCCCTCTTTTCCACACCGGACACTTGTTCAGGGAGCTCTCCATAG